Proteins from a single region of Malaclemys terrapin pileata isolate rMalTer1 chromosome 23, rMalTer1.hap1, whole genome shotgun sequence:
- the CSRNP2 gene encoding cysteine/serine-rich nuclear protein 2 translates to MDAIASGSLKRKFEDVDVGSPVSNSDDEISNSDSADSCDSLNPPSTMGFIPTSILKRQKQLRRKNVRFDQVTVYYFARRQGFTSVPSQGGSSLGMAQRHNSVRRYTLCEFAQEQEVNHREILREHLKEEKLHAKKMKLTKNGTVESEEADGLTLEDVSDDDIDVENVEVDDYFFLQPLPTKRRRALLRASGVHRIDAEEKQELRAIRLSREECGCDCRLYCDPEACACSQAGIKCQVDRMSFPCGCSRDGCGNMAGRIEFNPIRVRTHYLHTIMKLELENKRQVNRPQALEEESLHGSSNDWLGTQPSETQDFQEFMAENETAVMHLQTAEELERLKAEEDSSGANIESLGVCILEEPLAVPEGLCPGLPTPILIQAQLPPGSSVLCFADSTEQAASAVGDQSYLNNGPVVYYQVDQRSMLGVKGESGTEESEMPSPYTNEKDLSVFSVPVASLVPCSRAMAPSKTETGKVAALSLEPAPPHESCRAAVAPPFRTNAPSSGPEQAPERVCELPSPEERSLGPALAV, encoded by the exons ATGGATGCAATCGCCAGCGGCAGCCTCAAGAGGAAGTTTGAAGATGTGGATGTGGGCTCGCCCGTCTCCAACTCGGACGATGAGATCTCCAACAGCGACAGCGCCGACAGCTGCGATAGCCTCAACCCCCCAAGCACCATGGGCTTCATAC CCACATCCATCCTGAAGAGGCAGAAACAGCTGCGCAGGAAGAATGTGCGTTTCGACCAGGTGACCGTGTACTATTTTGCCCGGCGCCAGGGCTTCACCAGTGTGCCCAGCCAAGGGGGCAGCTCCCTGGGCATGGCCCAGCGCCACAACTCCGTCCGCAGGTACACGCTGTGCGAGTTCGCCCAGGAGCAGGAGGTGAATCATCGGGAGATCCTCCGGGAGCACCTCAAGGAGGAGAAACTCCATGCCAAGAAGATGAAG CTGACCAAGAACGGCACAGTGGAGTCGGAGGAGGCGGACGGCCTGACCCTGGAGGACGTGTCAGACGACGACATTGATGTGGAGAACGTGGAAGTGGACGACTATTTCTTtctgcagcccctgcccaccaAGCGGCGCCGAGCCCTGCTCCGGGCCTCCGGGGTTCACCGCATCGATGCTGAGGAGAAGCAGGAACTGCGCGCCATCCGCCTGTCGCGAGAGGAATGCGGCTGCGACTGCCGCCTGTACTGCGATCCCGAAGCCTGCGCTTGCAGCCAAGCTGGGATTAAATGCCAG GTGGATCGCATGTCCTTCCCATGTGGCTGCTCCAGGGACGGCTGCGGGAACATGGCCGGGCGAATAGAATTTAATCCCATCCGGGTGCGGACTCACTATCTCCACACCATCATGAAGCTGGAGCTGGAGAACAAGCGGCAGGTGAACCGGCCCCAGGCCCTGGAGGAGGAGTCTCTCCATGGCTCCAGCAACGACTGGCTGGGAACGCAGCCCTCGGAGACGCAAGACTTCCAGGAGTTCATGGCGGAGAACGAGACAGCCGTCATGCACCTGCAGACGGCGGAGGAGCTGGAGAGGCTGAAGGCTGAGGAAGACTCCAGTGGCGCCAACATAGAGAGCTTAGGAGTGTGCATCCTTGAGGAGCCTCTGGCCGTGCCTGAGGGGCTGTGCCCAGGCCTACCCACGCCTATCCTCATTCAAGCCCAGCTCCCTCCGGGCTCGTCTGTCCTGTGCTTCGCAGACAGCACCGAGCAGGCAGCCTCGGCTGTGGGCGACCAGTCCTACTTGAACAATGGGCCGGTGGTGTACTACCAGGTGGACCAAAGGTCCATGCTGGGGGTGAAGGGCGAGAGTGGCACGGAGGAGTCAGAGATGCCCTCTCCTTACACGAATGAGAAGGATCTGAGCGTCTTCTCCGTCCCCGTGGCCTCGCTGGTGCCGTGCAGCAGAGCCATGGCCCCGAGCAAGACGGAGACGGGGAAAGTAGCCGCCTTGTCTCTGgagcccgccccgccccacgaGAGCTGCAGGGCAGCCGTAGCTCCCCCGTTCCGTACAAACGCTCCGTCGTCTGGACCGGAGCAGGCCCCGGAGAGAGTGTGTGAGCTGCCTTCCCCGGAGGAGCGCTCCCTGGGGCCCGCCCTGGCCGTGTGA